The DNA window AAAGTAACCCGTGTTTCCAGGGATGCTGGAGTGGGAAAAGGGGACGGGAACCCGAGGAGGTTCCTAGGGAACCGGTCTGGGTGTTAGGTGAGTTTGGAGGGCTTCGGCTGGTGGAGAGGAGGTTTACTCTGGAAAGGCGATTGTTTGCCCCTAATCCTCAATTACgaggatttaaaaatagtattagaGGGGCAATCTGTTCTGCAACttctcagaagaaataattgttGATTTAGATAAGCACTGATCCCTTCAGTGTTTGATGAAGACGTTAATTTATGGCTGTCTAGCAGTTTATGGCTGTCATTAGATTTTCAGCTTTGTCTCTGTTCGAAACGTATcgttctttttattttaatccaagACAATTATGTAAGAAAACGGTTATGTTTGATctaaaatgcatcattttccTATAGCATTTCTAATTATTCACAGATCATAGTTCTTATATGTGcatatatgaatttaaaaatacagcactaaAGTGCTTGAAACAGACCATAAATTTGCTTCGTATTTTATTACACGTCTCTGAATCAGGTTGAGAGGACAAGGGCAACTAGGGGCTTGAGGAAGGATTTAACCCTTCCCGAGACTGGAGAACCAGCCAAAGCAGAGCAAATGCCCCTCCGGAGCGTTTCGCGGGCGGGGGAGGCTGGGTGACACCGAGCTGATGAGTGACCACGGGGAAATGGGGCTGGCTTGCAGCTCTTTGCTCATTTAGCAGATGTCCCTTCTGCGGCGTGGCCGGCTGCTAGGACCCCCCAGTCAGGCTCGGGGCGGCCACGCTGGTTCCCGCTCCCGGCAGCGGCTCCTGCCTTCGCTCCTGCCCGGGCCGGGATGGCacccggggcggcgggcaggaGCGGCTTAACCCCTGCGGCGCCTGCCTAAGCCAAGCGCGATACTTCATCGGGAGCCGGTATTAAACCTCCGATGGGCTCCGCTAGCGCCAGAGCCCCCCAGACGGGGGGCCCTGCCCCGCCGAGCGGTAGCGACCCCgcggagcgggcggcgggggccgggcccggTGCGGAGCCCAGTACAACTTCCCCAAAGTTTTGTCCCGCTCCGGCAAGGAGCTGTTCCGCCATCTGATTAAAGCCTCAGGATCCCTCCGGCCTGTTGGCAGCGGGTGCAATCAAAGTTATAAATGATCCTGGAGAGAGTCGCGGAGTCCTGGCTCATTTATTTTACCCCCCAACAActcccctccgccgccgccaccaccgccacaaaaaaaaaaaaaaaagtgttaattgCTGTAAAGTTTCCGAGCACGTGGATAATTTACTTTGACTGCCGcgttttaattaaaagcaaacttaTTTATGTTTCTGATGTTTATATTACGCGATTTAATTATGTTTAGAGGCAGCGtcgcactttttttttcccccttccaccctaaatcacattttcattaaaGGTTTTAATAAGAAAACTCACTTGACCACTATTCATTATCTAGTCCCCTCCATGCACACAAGTTCACTTACCCATTCATTTATTCACTTACTCATTCCAGCAGATCCGCTGCAACTGCTGCTAGCAGGGATGTGAACACTCATAATTATTTGTCAAAGTCTGGAAAGTGTATTATCCCTTCTTCTAGTGGTAATTAGTTACCATAGCATCTAATACGTAAATGTGCCCAGAGCACACCATTAACAGTTAAGCGGAGGATTCAATTTAACACATGATTATATCTTTCATAAGTCATTACATTaagaaagccaatgtcactcaTGCTGGGACAATTTCAGGCTCAGGGCCGGGGTAaggggccgggggccgggggaAGGGAGCCGAGCTGAGCGGTAGGGGTAGGGGGAGCCTTcggaggaggctggggggggcagatcCCGGATCGATCGGGCCGTTGGAAACGGGGAAGAAGCTCTTTTGAAGGGGGACATGTTCATTTCTGGTTAAGTGATCTATCAAGTGTTAAGAGGGGCGGAGgagcctctctcctccccccacccccgacACACACGGCGCTCGCATCGGCAAGACCTGCCCAGGGACTGTCCCGGAGGCTTCGTGGCGGTTCCCAGCGAGGCTGCTCGGTGCAGAGGGACCGGAATGAGAGGCCGGGAGTGACAGCACCTCTGCCCGGCAGAgacccctctccctcctccaaagCAAGCGAGGAGGAAGCAAGAGAGCCCGAAGTCGGGCGGCAGCAGTAGCCAAGAATGAAAAGCGGTTTTATTCCGCTTTCCAGTCGTTCTGAAGCAGAGGCAGACGAGAGAGAGGTGAAAGGAGAAACCGCCCGATGTGCCACAGACGGCAGCGGCCGCTGTCGCTCCTCCGAGCCGGCGGGGAGCAGCCCCGGCCGGGCCCGTACACACCGCCCGCGCCTCGGCCCCTTCCCAGGGGAGCCGGGAGGCAGAGTGTGGGCCTCCCACAGCCCTTTGCCTTCCCCCCAGCTCAGGTCCCGGCTGCTCCAGGAGTTTGCCGGGACCTCGCTTGCCTCCGCCGTCCCACGCCCGGGCACAGCCGAGCAGCGCCCGCGCCTTCCAGGGAAACCTCTCCGGGAAGCCTGCTCGGTAACCAGAGACATTAGGCGGTAAATCTTGCAGCAAATGTGTCCTGCGATGTTATATGCACgaacacacactcacacacacacacacacacacatgcacgcaccACGCCAAGCTGGTGGCGGTGGTTAATTCCTAATCAGAATGATGGACAGCAGAGACAGAACAATACAAACTAATGGCTGTGTTGCTGATCACTTTACCCCTTGATTAAAGACACCCAATTATGGCGCAGAACAGTGTCGTAATTATGTTCCTTAATCACATCCAGGAGGTTTAATTGCCTTAACGATGTGTTTCATTAAATGAATTTAGGTATTATAGTCGACAGTTTTCATACACAGTTGTTTTCAAATTAACATAATATTAGACATCGTCAtggaaattgttttaataatCATAATTAGACGCACCCAGCCTTTGTCTAGTAAATGCTGAGAGACGCTTCTCCTTGCGCCTGGGGGCTGATCTGCCCACCCTCTCTGGGCTGCCTTCCCACAGCTCCGTGGCACTTTACAGTTATGTTTCCTGAAAAGTTACAGGTTCTGATTAATCTTTTTTGATGGGAAGTggagcagaaaatatttatccCCTTCCCCCGCCTGTGGTGCTGCCGTTGCGAGAGGCGGCTCCGCGGCTAcccgccgccggcccgggcCGCCCGAGGGGAGGGGGGacccggcggggccgggaccccCGGCCCGGGCCCAGCGCAAGGCGGGCGGCTTTGGagagctgcctgctccctctgccctcGGGTTCGGGGCAGGGTGGAGGGTCCACGAGTAGAGGGGCGGCTACAAAActtgtggggggggggggtagggagGAGGCGGTGGAGCGGGGGAAGGTCCTGCAGGTCACCCCCGGGCTCATCCAGCCCCACGGACCGGGCGGCGGCGAGGGACGTGCGTGGAGCCGCGGGACGGGCGGGCAGGGCCCCGCACCGCCGGGGTCCGCCTGCGGGAGAAACGCAACGCGGGGAAGAACTTCTCGCCCCCTCCCTGGGACACCCTGGGCCGGGAGTAGGGTGccggaggaggggaggggggggggggctgctggggaccaTTCAGAGCaaggcaaagggaaggaaacgacccgccccccccccccccacctccttaAATCTGGAGATATATGATTAACAAAGCACAGCATAATACAAGCgtttgttcaaaatattttaataaagattcTTTCCGACATAGATACACATACAAACGATCGTACATTGCTGTCATAATCTGATTGACCTATTTAATATATATCACTCTTTACACATCCGTGACCTGCCAACAGATCCATCATGGCTCCTATTTTGCCATCCAACCTGACAGTCCGAATTTGTATTATCTGCAAGTAGTGGAAAATAGCTCGACTcgtttttgaaagaaaaaaaaaaaaaaagaaaaaaatttcgTGATTTACAAATGGCAGAGAGACAGCCACCCAGCCATGCAAACTCAAACTGAAGGCTCACTTTGGGTAAATAGCTACTTCTTGCTTTTTAtcactcatttttcttccaaaaaaccccaccctcccaccccaccaccaccaccacccccccgaaaaaaaaaaaaagaaaaaaaaaaagaaaagaattccaCGCGTTCGGTAAATCAGCCTAaagtattttaagcattttaaagtatttcaacTTAAATAATCATCAACAGTCAGAATAATTTACATACAcattaaaagcagtttaaattaTACCTTTGAAAACACAGCGCCTGGGAAAACATTGGCTTGGCAAGTGTTCTTGTAGCAGCTATTGCTCTGATGCCTTGTAAAAGTAAATAGCTATTACCTGTTATAATGCAAAGAAtacccttttaaaaatcagttggTTGAGCAATTAAGAATACACCTTTCCTGTAATTTTTGGACTGAAGCAATTTATTAAAGCTCAATTTAAATACAGGGATGATGCAACTTAAAATCCAGATGACCTTTCATAAACCTAAGCAGCTCGGATACATCAACATTTCTGGTTATGCGTTGTTGGCAAATAAACGTTTTAAACACTTGGCACACAGTTTAAGTTAATCCATGAACAGAATTTTAGAAGCATTTAAAGTAACTGCACATAAGACCCCTGACCTTAACACATGATAAATATTGTTGGCGTGGAAGGGTCATTTAaagaataacaaataaatagCATGTCTTGTTTATACATCATTGCaaagtggaaagaaacaaggtgcacataaatatttcttttaaaaatgcgATACTTTCAGCCACACGGAATAGGGGTTTTGATCggttatttttttgtcttattttttaactctctcgattgttttttaaatcactctCACCAAACTTTGCGCATTTTCACAGGATCAAAGTTTAGAGACgataaaaaatacaaagtcttCCATAGCAATGGTCCAGTCTCTTTGTTTCTGCGAGTCGCTTAAATAATAAGTTTACATTTcaagtttgtttgtttcctggctcagaataataataatactgctaataataattaaaaaaaaaaaatcatctatgTTCAAGTGCCCTCTCTGATTTGTCCCATCCACCTCCGCTCCCGGGTCgctgctgccccttcccctcgGACCGGGGCCGGGACCGCGGCGCCCCGCGCGGCAGCCGGGGCCGGGAGACCGAGGTGGGGGCCGCTCTCCGTCCCTCGCCCCGGCGCTAGCCCCGGCTCCCAGCCCGGCCTCTCCTTTGTCCGAACGCGCAGCGGTCTCCCGGCGAGagcgacccccccccccccccccccaagcaccCTCCGGGCCAGGGCTTCCTCCCCGCGacacccccggccccgcgccccctccccggcgcCGCACGCACGCTGGCTCCCGTCGCGGTCCCGTCTCGGCAAAACCCGAGGAGAAAAGCGAGGCGAAGCGAGGCCGGGCTGAGGGAGGCGGGGGCCGGGCAGCGGACAGTCCCTCCACCGCCCCCGCGGCCCCcggcccggggccgggccgccggCTGTCGCCGCtccccggggccgcggcggggggcggtggcggcggcgctTAAGGCTTCTCCGTGCACTGTTtgcagaggctggaggagaCGCTGTTGAAAATGGCACATTTCTCCGGGCAGGAGGTGGCGGGGGGCAGCCCGGCGCTGAAGGGGTAGCCGGCCGCCTGCTCGTAGGCGCCGAGGGCGGGGtgcagcgccgccgccgccgctgccgccgcggcggcggagctgggcagggaggcgGCCGAGATGGCCTGGCCCTGGTTGAGATAAGCCACCAGGCGCCGCATCTCCTCCAGGGCCTGCGCCTGCATCAGGATGTAGTTCTTGGCCAGGAGGAGCGTGGCGATCTTGGAGAGCTTCCGCACCGAGGGGCTGTGCGCGTAGGGGATGACCGCCCGCAGCTCGTCCAGCGCGTCGTTCAGGTCGTGCAtccgccgccgctcccgcgCGTTGATGTTGAGGCGCAGCGCCTTCTGCTCCTTGGACTTCTTGCTGCCGCCGTGCCCGTGGCTGTTGGAACAGCCGCCCTCGGCCGCCTtcagccccccgccccccccgccgccgccgccgccgcccgccgccggcgAGGCGACGCGCGGGTCCCCCCCGGCGCCGCGCAGCACCAGCTCGCAGCGGCCGTCGCTGTCGTCGTCGGGGCTCTGCTCGCCGCCGCTGCTCTCGGCCACCGAGCTGCGGCTGGCGCTCTCGCCGTACTTGACGCAGACGGAGCCCGGCGGCAGCGCCAGCGGGTCGCCGCCGACGCCGGGCTGCAGCAGCGCCTCGGGCTCCGCCGCCTCGTAGCAGGCGAGCGGCGAGGGCTGGCGGTCGCGGGGGTGGGAGAGGTCGAGCCCCGGGGGCGAGCGGAAGGCGGACTCCATGCGCTTGGCCGAGGCGGCGAGGCTCTTGTGGAAGAGGTCCTCTTCTGCGGGCAGCCCCAGCGCCCGCTCCATCGGCGCCCCGCTCGCCTCCGCCTCCGCctcctccgcccccctcagctCCCGGCCCGCTCCTCCAAGGCTCCGCGCCGCGGCGGGCGGCTCCCCGGCGTCCCGCTGGCAGAAATCGCCTCCCGGCTCCCGCCGGGGCTGCGCCGTGCCCGGCGCCGCggctgcccctgctccggctccGGCGGCGGCTCGGGCTGCGGCtccggcggcggctccggctccggctcgGGCTGCGGCTCCGGCTGTGGCTGTGGCTGTGGCTGCGGCTCCGGCTGtggctccggctccggctcgCCCTCAGCAGGCGCCGCGCTGGGGCATTGTGCGCTGCCAGCGGAGCCGCTTCCACCGTTTATCTTGCTTGGATTCACCTTCAAGAGATTTCCGGACCCATCAACCAGCAGCCGCCGCAGACGGGGGAGTCTTTTACATCATTATCTCTGAGAGTAGGTTATTATGAAGAAGACTCGCCTGTTGGGACAGAGCTTTCTACCCAATCAGGTTAACGTTTTAATTAATAGGATTAAAACGGTAACAAACAATCCCAGGCGCTATCTGGCCCTGAGTCTGAATAGTTTCATTTCCCAGGTCTGAAGACAGGCAGCAGCTAGAGCTTTATAAGAGGCGCCTGCTCCATTATTCTCCCTGCCATCTGTATACACAGCTTAACGCATATGTTTGCAAGACGTTGTGTCCTGTTAGTAACCCAACAACTGCCTTTAGCTTGACATGTGTGGCGACTTTCACTCATCAATGAGCACACTAAAAGCCCTATTTAGATCGAAGGATGTTCTTTGCCTCCTTCAGCAAATTACAGCCCTGCACTGCAGAAAAGCCCGCTTCAACACTTCCCCTTCCGAGGGCTGCCAGCAGACTTCTGCTAACTTAGCCGTGGAGTCAGGAGTGAcaccctctccccccaccccagcccaccCACCCCCTGCATTTACATTAACTTATagccccctcccacccccacccgTCTTCGCGAAAAGTATcgcctggaaaagaaaaaaaaaaaaataaaaaaaaaaaattaagaaacctGGACCAACCCGAACCGCCGTGCCCACTCCTGCCCACCGCCAAAGTCCACCTTGCTTCCCTGGGAGGCGAATGGTCCCCagtcccctctcccctctccagcaAACGGAGACCAAACTGCGGGGAggttcccctcctcctccccttagCCGTTTTCAAGTAGCGGATTGCCGCTTTAGAGTGGTTATCCCCCGTGTCCctataaaaaatataaagccCCATCAGTTACCTTGAAAATGAACCGatctggggagaagggaaggtggGGTGAGAACGGGCAAAACCCaccaaactttattttttattattattgtgatTGACCAACTCTTggcagctccatccctccgGCGAGCCCAGCTCGGCGGGAGCACCCCGCACCGCTCCTAAACGCCGGGATGCCGGCGCCGGTGTCAGGGCGAGAGCGGCCCCAGCGCCCCGGTTAccccctgctctcctcccgGGGCTTCTCCTCGGAGCCGGGCACACGCTCTTCTGCCCTCTCCCAGAAGCTGAAGTGGCAGCCCGAGGGCTGGTCTGAATTTTGTCCCACTGGTCCTCTAATG is part of the Balearica regulorum gibbericeps isolate bBalReg1 chromosome 2, bBalReg1.pri, whole genome shotgun sequence genome and encodes:
- the BHLHE22 gene encoding class E basic helix-loop-helix protein 22, with product MERALGLPAEEDLFHKSLAASAKRMESAFRSPPGLDLSHPRDRQPSPLACYEAAEPEALLQPGVGGDPLALPPGSVCVKYGESASRSSVAESSGGEQSPDDDSDGRCELVLRGAGGDPRVASPAAGGGGGGGGGGGLKAAEGGCSNSHGHGGSKKSKEQKALRLNINARERRRMHDLNDALDELRAVIPYAHSPSVRKLSKIATLLLAKNYILMQAQALEEMRRLVAYLNQGQAISAASLPSSAAAAAAAAAALHPALGAYEQAAGYPFSAGLPPATSCPEKCAIFNSVSSSLCKQCTEKP